One window of the Tachyglossus aculeatus isolate mTacAcu1 chromosome 12, mTacAcu1.pri, whole genome shotgun sequence genome contains the following:
- the MMAA gene encoding methylmalonic aciduria type A protein, mitochondrial isoform X1 has protein sequence MSMAMLLQFPHQRFLRGLLKPSFQSSYFIFHSSTRTASGFSYGRPFNSLQQYCTKWMLLSKDFKRKLCVQTTFKQHTEGLSDKERRFVDKLYTGLIQGQRACLAEAITLIESAHSRKKEIAQVLLQKVLSYHREQQQLNRGKPLAFRVGLSGPPGAGKSTFIECFGKMLTEQGHKVAVLAVDPSSCTSGGSLLGDKTRMTELSRDMNAYIRPSPTSGTLGGVTRTTNEAILLCEGGGYNILLIETVGVGQSEFAVADMVDLFVLLLPPAGGDELQGIKRGIIEMADLVIVTKADGDLIVPARRIQAEYVSALKLLRKRSKVWSPKVMRISAKTGEGITEIWDKMREFQDLLLASGELIAKRQKQQKVWMWNLIQESVLEHFRSRPTVRDQIPLLEEKVLCGALSPGLAADLLLKAFKSRD, from the exons ATGAGCATGGCAATGCTGCTACAATTTCCTCATCAACGTTTTCTTCGAGGCCTCTTGAAACCATCCTTCCAGAGCTCCTACTTCATCTTTCATTCAAGTACTCGTACTGCATCAGGATTCTCATATGGTCGACCATTTAATTCTCTTCaacagtactgtacaaagtggaTGCTGCTGTCAAAGGATTTTAAGAGAAAGCTATGCGTTCAGACAACCTTCAAGCAACACACAGAGGGACTTTCTGACAAAGAAAGAAGATTTGTAGATAAACTTTACACTGGTTTAATCCAAGGGCAAAGAGCCTGCTTAGCAGAGGCCATTACCCTCATAGAATCAGCTCACAGCAGGAAAAAAGAGATAGCCCAAGTACTTCTTCAGAAGGTATTATCTTACCACAGAGAGCAACAGCAATTAAATAGAGGAAAACCACTAGCATTTAGAGTgg GATTGTCTGGGCCCCCTGGAGCTGGAAAGTCCACATTTATAGAATGTTTTGGGAAGATGCTTACTGAGCAAGGACATAAAGTGGCTGTGCTGGCTGTCGACCCATCGTCTTGCACAAGTGGTG GTTCACTTTTGGGGGATAAAACACGGATGACTGAGTTATCAAGAGACATGAATGCTTATATCAGACCATCACCTACCAGTGGGACTTTAGGGGGTGTGACAAGGACCACAAATGAAGCTATTCTgttatgtgaaggaggaggatacAACATTCTTCTTATTGAGACTGTAG GTGTGGGACAGTCAGAATTTGCTGTTGCAGACATGGTTGACTTGTTTGTTTTATTACTACCACCAGCTGGAGGAGATGAACTGCAG GGTATCAAGCGGGGTATAATTGAGATGGCAGATCTAGTCATCGTAACGAAAGCTGATGGGGATTTGATCGTGCCAGCTCGAAGGATACAAGCAGAGTATGTGAGTGCCCTGAAATTACTCCGCAAGCGCTCCAAGGTCTGGAGCCCAAAG GTAATGCGCATCTCAGCCAAAACTGGAGAGGGCATCACTGAAATTTGGGACAAGATGAGAGAATTCcaggacctcctgcttgccagtgGGGAGCTGATTGCCAAACGGCAGAAGCAGCAGAAAGTTTGGATGTGGAATCTAATCCAGGAAAGTGTGCTAGAACATTTCCGGAGTCGTCCCACCGTGAGAGACCAGATTCCTCTTCTGGAAGAAAAAGTCCTCTGTGGGGCCCTGTCTCCAGGACTAGCTGCTGACTTATTATTGAAAGCATTTAAAAGCAGAGATTAA
- the MMAA gene encoding methylmalonic aciduria type A protein, mitochondrial isoform X2: MSMAMLLQFPHQRFLRGLLKPSFQSSYFIFHSSTRTASGFSYGRPFNSLQQYCTKWMLLSKDFKRKLCVQTTFKQHTEGLSDKERRFVDKLYTGLIQGQRACLAEAITLIESAHSRKKEIAQVLLQKVLSYHREQQQLNRGKPLAFRVGLSGPPGAGKSTFIECFGKMLTEQGHKVAVLAVDPSSCTSGGSLLGDKTRMTELSRDMNAYIRPSPTSGTLGGVTRTTNEAILLCEGGGYNILLIETVAGGDELQGIKRGIIEMADLVIVTKADGDLIVPARRIQAEYVSALKLLRKRSKVWSPKVMRISAKTGEGITEIWDKMREFQDLLLASGELIAKRQKQQKVWMWNLIQESVLEHFRSRPTVRDQIPLLEEKVLCGALSPGLAADLLLKAFKSRD, encoded by the exons ATGAGCATGGCAATGCTGCTACAATTTCCTCATCAACGTTTTCTTCGAGGCCTCTTGAAACCATCCTTCCAGAGCTCCTACTTCATCTTTCATTCAAGTACTCGTACTGCATCAGGATTCTCATATGGTCGACCATTTAATTCTCTTCaacagtactgtacaaagtggaTGCTGCTGTCAAAGGATTTTAAGAGAAAGCTATGCGTTCAGACAACCTTCAAGCAACACACAGAGGGACTTTCTGACAAAGAAAGAAGATTTGTAGATAAACTTTACACTGGTTTAATCCAAGGGCAAAGAGCCTGCTTAGCAGAGGCCATTACCCTCATAGAATCAGCTCACAGCAGGAAAAAAGAGATAGCCCAAGTACTTCTTCAGAAGGTATTATCTTACCACAGAGAGCAACAGCAATTAAATAGAGGAAAACCACTAGCATTTAGAGTgg GATTGTCTGGGCCCCCTGGAGCTGGAAAGTCCACATTTATAGAATGTTTTGGGAAGATGCTTACTGAGCAAGGACATAAAGTGGCTGTGCTGGCTGTCGACCCATCGTCTTGCACAAGTGGTG GTTCACTTTTGGGGGATAAAACACGGATGACTGAGTTATCAAGAGACATGAATGCTTATATCAGACCATCACCTACCAGTGGGACTTTAGGGGGTGTGACAAGGACCACAAATGAAGCTATTCTgttatgtgaaggaggaggatacAACATTCTTCTTATTGAGACTGTAG CTGGAGGAGATGAACTGCAG GGTATCAAGCGGGGTATAATTGAGATGGCAGATCTAGTCATCGTAACGAAAGCTGATGGGGATTTGATCGTGCCAGCTCGAAGGATACAAGCAGAGTATGTGAGTGCCCTGAAATTACTCCGCAAGCGCTCCAAGGTCTGGAGCCCAAAG GTAATGCGCATCTCAGCCAAAACTGGAGAGGGCATCACTGAAATTTGGGACAAGATGAGAGAATTCcaggacctcctgcttgccagtgGGGAGCTGATTGCCAAACGGCAGAAGCAGCAGAAAGTTTGGATGTGGAATCTAATCCAGGAAAGTGTGCTAGAACATTTCCGGAGTCGTCCCACCGTGAGAGACCAGATTCCTCTTCTGGAAGAAAAAGTCCTCTGTGGGGCCCTGTCTCCAGGACTAGCTGCTGACTTATTATTGAAAGCATTTAAAAGCAGAGATTAA